Proteins from one Mytilus galloprovincialis chromosome 11, xbMytGall1.hap1.1, whole genome shotgun sequence genomic window:
- the LOC143052049 gene encoding GTPase IMAP family member 7-like codes for MTYYWARRRINSQTDDFQNRKADNEDCIRLVLLGRTGSGKSATGNTILGSKKFESRPSGSSVTDRCTIGRGMFQEHKIVVVDTPGLFDTNHSTDESTKEIIRCINLSSPGPHVFLLVLKADRFTDEENDTVNNFLELFGDHMLAYTVVIFTRLDDLEEDGTTLEEFIESSTDALKQLIKRVQFRILGLNNRGNVEKKSSYVSSLNKIIKKMQQENSGKHYTSEMYKEAESRMLEKIGIAEREREEEKQRSVERIGNKFKNEITIAERNKSRLQNELWEQKLQRISFETEHQESQQRIVNMQRSYNRTKTDNQNELRKTVEKENQKVEERLNAKRKQQYISRPSLTRYPWGMIDEKQLSELEDEKRAKIKNQEIQFEKVIAAYAKLLTNAMNERKSEMQKKLLQEERARAKILSEQRQLRVQIDEMNRRKEELQREREQEQKSYRYKIARINERRRQVAYAQSAYHQDSDDDSFCIIL; via the exons ATGACGTATTATTGGGCTAGAAGAAGAATAAATTCACAGACTGATGATTTCCAGAACAGGAAAG CTGACAATGAAGACTGTATTCGTCTAGTTTTATTAGGAAGAACTGGATCTGGCAAAAGTGCTACCGGAAATACCATTTTGGGCAGTAAGAAGTTTGAATCAAGGCCGTCTGGCTCATCTGTAACAGATCGATGCACAATTGGTAGGGGAATGTTTCAGGAACATAAAATTGTTGTAGTAGATACCCCAGGTCTATTCGACACAAACCATTCTACCGATGAATCCACGAAAGAAATAATTCGTTGCATCAATTTATCGTCTCCAGGTCCACATGTCTTTTTGTTAGTTTTGAAAGCAGATCGATTTACAGATGAAGAAAATGACACTGTAAACAATTTTCTCGAACTGTTTGGTGATCATATGCTTGCATACACAGTTGTTATATTTACTCGACTTGATGACCTAGAAGAAGATGGGACAACACTTGAGGAATTTATTGAAAGTTCCACTGATGCTTTGAAACAGTTAATAAAAAGGGTTCAGTTTCGAATCCTTGGTCTCAACAATAGAGGAAACGTAGAAAAAAAGTCTTCTTATGTTTCATCACTGaataagattataaaaaaaatgcagcaaGAAAATTCTGGCAAACATTATACAAGTGAAATGTATAAGGAGGCAGAATCTAGAATGCTAGAGAAGATAGGGATCGCAGAAAGAGAAAGAGAGGAAGAGAAGCAACGGAGCGTCGAACGAATTGGAAATAAATTTAAGAACGAAATAACCATCGCAGAACGAAATAAATCCCGTCTTCAAAACGAGTTATGGGAACAAAAATTACAGCGCATAAGCTTCGAAACTGAACATCAAGAATCTCAACAGAGGATTGTAAATATGCAACGCAGTTACAACCGAACAAAAACTGATAATCAAAACGAACTGCGCAAGACCGTAGAAAAAGAAAACCAGAAAGTAGAAGAAAGATTAAACGCAAAACGCAAACAGCAATACATAAGTCGTCCGTCATTAACAAGATATCCATGGGGTATGATTGATGAGAAACAGCTGAGCGAATTGGAAGATGAAAAAAGAGCTAAGATAAAGAATCAGGAAATACAATTCGAAAAAGTCATCGCAGCATATGCTAAACTACTAACTAATGCAATGAACGAGAGAAAGTCTGAAATGCAAAAGAAGTTGTTACAAGAAGAAAGAGCGCGGGCTAAAATCCTTTCGGAACAGAGGCAACTTAGAGTTCAGATAGACGAGATGAACAGAAGAAAAGAAGAACTTCAAAGAGAGCGAGAACAAGAACAGAAGTCTTATAGATATAAAATTGCAAGAATCAATGAAAGACGAAGACAAGTAGCTTATGCTCAAAGTGCATACCATCAGGACTCAGACGATGACAGCTTCTGTATCATTCTTTAG